From one Burkholderia latens genomic stretch:
- a CDS encoding MFS transporter has translation MKSELVLEKRASSSLAQLYVWLSFKTISDISSTMISIVLATYALEVTGSAALLGLTMASRLLGAVVGGAAVPRLSRFSRRTLIFVAEAGSALAIGMLATSSRAADASLIYFVPFFIGLFQGIYRVSIMSEVPEMVGQAGRHRFNAILSATDGVSVVGGSLLASVITKYLTYKSVFLIDSITFAISAIAFLMLVGNMPRRHRPTEETHAAAEAGALPRAARYLPVVVMLVIGARFVEAFGSGTHNVGFPIKSQLFDANQPAFLYGWLMAVWGVGRLVSAAVTPRLLERLESRQQPLEPYFIVLLILTFACFLGVFEVGGMPGMLGFVLLAGIFDAATETIYYSLLQSTPAASRDRVIGISYVAERTGLGLGMLVVGFVFSRLGTDVTALLFYCGSIALAGLAFAGVKRRLAQGAAVRQID, from the coding sequence ATGAAATCCGAGCTGGTTCTAGAAAAACGCGCTTCGTCTTCGTTGGCGCAGTTGTATGTGTGGTTGTCGTTCAAGACGATCTCGGACATCAGTTCGACGATGATCAGCATCGTTCTGGCGACCTACGCGCTCGAGGTCACGGGCTCCGCCGCGCTGCTCGGCTTGACGATGGCGTCGCGCCTGCTGGGTGCGGTCGTGGGCGGCGCCGCGGTGCCGCGGCTTAGCCGGTTCTCGCGCCGTACCCTGATCTTCGTCGCGGAAGCGGGCAGTGCGCTGGCGATCGGCATGCTGGCTACGTCCTCGCGGGCTGCCGACGCGTCGCTCATCTATTTCGTGCCTTTCTTCATCGGCCTTTTCCAGGGGATATACCGCGTATCCATCATGTCCGAGGTTCCGGAAATGGTCGGGCAGGCGGGCCGGCATCGTTTCAACGCGATTCTCAGTGCGACCGACGGCGTGTCGGTGGTCGGCGGCAGCCTGCTTGCGTCGGTGATCACGAAGTACCTGACCTACAAGAGCGTCTTCCTGATCGATTCGATCACGTTCGCGATCTCCGCCATCGCGTTTCTGATGCTGGTGGGCAACATGCCGCGCCGACATCGACCGACCGAGGAGACACACGCTGCTGCCGAGGCGGGCGCACTGCCACGCGCGGCACGTTATCTGCCGGTCGTCGTGATGCTGGTGATCGGCGCGCGCTTCGTCGAAGCGTTCGGCTCCGGTACGCACAATGTCGGCTTCCCGATCAAGTCGCAGCTGTTCGACGCGAATCAGCCCGCGTTTCTGTATGGCTGGCTGATGGCGGTGTGGGGCGTCGGACGGCTCGTCTCCGCGGCGGTGACGCCGCGCTTGCTGGAGCGTCTCGAATCGCGTCAACAGCCGCTCGAGCCGTACTTCATCGTATTGCTAATCCTGACCTTCGCATGCTTCCTCGGCGTGTTCGAAGTGGGCGGCATGCCGGGAATGTTGGGCTTCGTCTTGCTGGCAGGCATTTTCGACGCCGCCACGGAGACAATCTACTATTCGCTCCTGCAATCGACACCGGCCGCGTCGCGCGATCGCGTAATCGGCATCTCGTACGTTGCCGAGCGCACCGGCCTCGGATTGGGCATGCTGGTGGTCGGGTTCGTGTTCTCGCGCCTCGGAACGGACGTTACGGCGCTGCTGTTCTATTGTGGATCCATCGCTCTGGCCGGCTTGGCGTTCGCGGGCGTCAAAAGACGACTGGCACAGGGGGCAGCGGTCCGGCAGATCGACTAA